From one Colletotrichum destructivum chromosome 3, complete sequence genomic stretch:
- a CDS encoding Putative GNAT domain, acyl-CoA N-acyltransferase produces the protein MEHVSKSVTLVELSRSLVPPKWEDTVRVIGMSECKEAGLSLAHAFAADDLSQYLLDADDMANLSAESKWKLHVDIMVYIAAAHCINGTVTTIGPDHDAVALWMPPGKDADGWWTVLRSGLWRLYFQLTVEARRRYYDELLPLLHDTKLEVMGERDGDCYYLVYLGTKPNARGKGYARKLLNDMIERADAENRAVYLESSSLANNAYYRKFGFEFKREIRLTRGDAPVSLFIMVREPCPRKAGGGGGTGGHMYSAAVPSHIKMQINAVMKETVRA, from the exons ATGGAGCACGTAAGCAAAAGCGTCACCCTTGTTGAGCTCAGCCGTTCCCTCGTGCCCCCGAAGTGGGAGGATACCGTGCGTGTCATTGGCATGTCGGAGTGcaaggaggccggcctcTCGCTGGCCCATGCCTTTGCTGCTGATGATCTTAGCCAGTATcttctcgacgccgatgacaTGGCGAACCTGTCGGCCGAGTCCAAGTGGAAGCTGCACGTCGACATCATGGTctacatcgccgccgcccactgCATTAATGGCACCGTCACCACCATCGGCCCGGACCACGACGCCGTTGCTCTGTG GATGCCTCCCGGAAAGGACGCCGACGGATGGTGGACCGTCCTCCGCAGCGGTTTGTGGCGTCTCTACTTCCAGCTCACCGTGGAGGCCAGGCGTCGTTACTACGACGAGCTGTTGCCCCTGTTGCACGATACCAAGCTCGAGGTCATGGGCGAGCGGGACGGTGACTGCTACTACCTGGTCTACCTAGGGACCAAACCCAACGCCCGGGGCAAAGGGTACGCGCGGAAGCTGCTCAACGACATGATAGAGAGG GCCGACGCGGAGAACCGTGCCGTATACCTCGAGTCCAGCTCCCTCGCCAATAACGCGTACTACCGCAAGTTCGGGTTCGAGTTCAAGCGCGAGATCCGACTGACGCGCGGCGACGCCCCCGTCAGCCTGTTCATCATGGTCCGCGAGCCGTGCCCGCGCAAGgcgggcggaggcggcggcaccggcggccaCATgtactcggccgccgtcccgAGCCACATCAAGATGCAGATTAACGCTGTCATGAAGGAGACGGTGCGGGCTTGA
- a CDS encoding Putative ribosomal protein uS5 domain 2-type superfamily — MARSQTTILPVIPLARGTILLPGVAHRIPVTAARPDIPALLANVYTRAASAAPNERIDAIPIACVPVSSPFVGPNGQLLIQDADQMDESLIKEVDPGTARKSDLFNYGVAARITGIEGRGTAEFALRVEGIARVRVEKVTQERPHFEAKVKYFHDEVATDAQMQELFSLLKLRSRELVTILRISALLPRSPDSPGGLSPLLTRRLEMFINKKELKEAGQLADFMANIVEASYEEKLEVLAALDVKVRLSKVIELLDRQVSGIKNNFKITTFTSVPVQFLDKINDKASRRVGSNGAAVPPNTMFPPGPNGVIGPNQDDEQEPNELEELKKKLDKAGLPPDAAKMADRELRRLKKMMPGNQEYQVTRTWLDVLAEIPWSATTDDRLGPDTLARARKQLDEDHYGLDKVKKRLIEYLAVLRLKQSINDNVDEQIKKAEQEAVPPKSETEEESQKKEAADADLEERTKLANTKIDVLRSKRMVDRSPIMLLAGPPGVGKTSLARSVATALGRKFHRISLGGVRDEAEIRGHRRTYVAAMPGLIVQGLRKVGVANPVFLLDEIDKLGMSNHQGDPSAAMLEVLDPEQNNSFTDHYVGLPVDLSKVLFIATANSLDTIPAPLLDRMETIYLPGYTTLEKRHIAMQHLVPKQIRVNGLSEDQVNFDKDVVSKIIESYTRESGVRNLEREIGSVCRAKAVEFAEAKDGGQLETYRPQLTVDDIEEILGIEKFEEEIAEKTSKPGIVTGLVAYSSGGNGSILFIEVADMPGNGSVQLTGKLGDVLKESVEVALSWVKAHAYELGLTSEPAANIMKERSIHVHCPSGSIPKDGPSSGMAQAIALISLFSGKPVPPTMAMTGEISLRGRVTAVGGIKEKLIGALRAGVKTVLLPAQNRKDVKDLPQEVKDGLEILHVNHVWEAIRLVWPDSQWPGAEPFPPIESRL, encoded by the exons ATGGCGCGATCTCAAACAACCATCCTCCCCGTCATCCCCCTCGCCCGTGGCACCATCCTTCTGCCGGGCGTTGCACACCGCATccccgtcaccgccgcccgccccgaCATCCCCGCTCTCCTCGCCAACGTGTACacccgcgccgcctccgccgccccgaACGAGCGCATCGACGCCATCCCCATCGCTTGCGTCCCCGTTTCCTCCCCCTTTGTCGGCCCCAATGGCCAACTCCTCATTCAAGATGCCGACCAGATGGACGAGTCTCTCATCAAGGAGGTCGACCCTGGAACCGCCCGCAAGTCTGACCTCTTCAACTACGGTGTCGCCGCCCGTATCACCGGCATCGAGGGGAGGGGCACAGCCGAGTTCGCTTTGCGTGTAGAGGGTATTGCGAGAGTCCGTGTAGAGAAGGTCACCCAGGAGAGGCCGCACTTCGAAGCCAAGGTCAAGTACTTCCACGACGAAG TCGCCACGGACGCCCAGATGCAGGAACTATTCTCCCTCCTCAAGCTGAGGTCGAGAGAACTCGTAACGATCCTTCGCATATCCGCACTCCTTCCCAGAAGCCCAGATAGCCCCGGCGGCCTGTCGCCCCTGTTGACTCGGAGGCTCGAAATGTTCATCAATAAGAAGGAGCTAAAGGAAGCCGGTCAACTTGCCGATTTCATGGCCAATATCGTCGAGGCCTCGTAtgaggagaagctggaggttctggccgccctcgacgtcaaAGTCCGCCTGTCCAAGGTCATTGAGCTGCTGGACCGTCAGGTTAGCGGCATCAAGAACAACTTCAAGATCACCACATTCACCAGTGTACCCGTGCAATTCCTCGACAAGATCAACGACAAGGCTTCACGTCGCGTCGGTTCCAACGGCGCTGCGGTACCGCCCAACACCATGTTTCCTCCCGGCCCCAACGGCGTCATAGGCCCGAACCAGGACGACGAACAGGAGCCCAATGAGCTTGAAgagctcaagaagaagctggacaAGGCCGGGCTCCCCCCTGACGCGGCCAAAATGGCCGACAGGGAGCTGCGAAGGCTTAAGAAAATGATGCCTGGCAACCAAGAATACCAGGTCACTCGAACATGGCTGGACGTGCTGGCTGAGATTCCTTGGTCTGCGACCACAGACGACAGACTGGGGCCCGACACACTTGCCAGAGCCCGAAagcagctggacgaggaccaCTACGGCCTGGACAAGGTCAAGAAGCGCCTGATCGAGTATCTGGCCGTGCTCCGGCTCAAGCAGTCCATCAATGACAATGTTGACGAGCAGATCAAGAAGGCAGAGCAGGAGGCAGTCCCTCCCAAgtccgagacggaggaggagtcccagaagaaggaggccgctGATGCTGACTTGGAGGAGCGCACGAAGCTAGCCAACACCAAGATCGACGTGCTCCGATCAAAGCGAATGGTCGACAGGTCCCCCATCATGCTGTTGGCTGGCCCTCCTGGTGTAGGCAAGACAAGTCTGGCCAGGTCTGTCGCCACGGCCCTGGGCCGGAAGTTCCACCGTATCTCGCTTGGCGGTGTCAGAGATGAAGCCGAGATTCGCGGTCATCGACGGACCTACGTGGCAGCCATGCCCGGTCTAATTGTTCAGGGCTTGAGAAAGGTCGGCGTGGCGAACCCTGtgttcctcctcgacgagataGACAAGTTGGGCATGTCCAACCACCAGGGGGACCCATCCGCAGCCATGCTTGAGGTCCTGGATCCTGAGCAGAACAACTCGTTCACGGACCACTACGTCGGTTTGCCCGTTGACCTAAGCAAGGTCTTGTTCatcgccaccgccaacaGCCTCGACACCATTCCTGCGCCGCTCCTCGACAGGATGGAGACAATCTATCTGCCGGGCTACACGACGCTCGAGAAACGCCACATCGCCATGCAACACCTTGTGCCCAAGCAGATCCGGGTCAACGGGCTCTCGGAGGACCAAGTCAACTTTGACAAGGATGTCGTCTCCAAGATTATTGAGTCATACACTCGTGAATCAGGGGTTCGCAACCTTGAGCGCGAGATTGGCTCTGTCTGTCgtgccaaggccgtcgagttCGCCGAAGCCAAGGATGGGGGGCAGCTCGAGACATACAGGCCGCAACTGACGGTCGACGACATTGAGGAAATCCTGGGCATAGAAAAGTTCGAGGAAGAAATTGCCGAGAAAACGAGCAAACCAGGCATCGTGACGGGTCTGGTGGCGTACAGCTCGGGCGGTAACGGCAGTATCCTGTTCATCGAGGTTGCCGACATGCCTGGAAATGGCAGCGTGCAGCTTACTGGCAAGCTGGGAGACGTCCTCAAGGAGAGCGTCGAGGTCGCTCTGTCGTGGGTCAAGGCCCACGCGTACGAGCTGGGCCTGACATCGGAGCCGGCCGCCAACATCATGAAGGAGCGCAGCATCCACGTCCATTGCCCCTCGGGTTCGATTCCCAAGGACGGCCCCAGCAGCGGGATGGCACAGGCGATTGCCCTTATTTCCTTGTTTTCCGGCAAACCAGTCCCTCCCACGATGGCCATGACG GGTGAAATCTCTTTGCGGGGCCGTGTAACTGCCGTTGGAGgcatcaaggagaagctcatcggcgccctccGAGCGGGCGTCAAGACGGTTCTTCTGCCTGCGCAGAATCGGAAGGATGTAAAAGATCTCCCCCAGGAGGTCAAGGACGGCCTGGAGATCCTTCACGTCAA TCATGTCTGGGAGGCCATCCGGCTCGTCTGGCCCGATTCCCAGTGGCCCGGCGCGGAGCCCTTCCCGCCCATTGAGAGTCGGCTGTAA
- a CDS encoding Putative replication protein A — MTSYGGFTKTPYGAQGGDDAGGFVYGGSQQGSQGGGKAYSEESLRPVTIKQIIDADEAYPGADFKIDGATVTQVTFVAQIRQISPQPTNITLKLDDGTGLIEVKKWVDTDKKDDADANLEVEGYVRVWGRLKSFNNKRHVGAHFIRPVTDFNEVNYHLLEATYVHLYFSKGPVNGAGAGGADGMFVDGDDSYGSGAGAGAGAGGNSGQADKLRGCSAAAQKIFNFINNSPGGNEGVNINRIVSGTGLSAQSVIAAADDLLGNGLIYPTVDDETWAILDY; from the exons ATGA CTTCATACGGCGGCTTCACGAAAACGCCCTATGGCGCCCAGggaggcgacgatgccggcggcttcgtctACGGTGGCTCTCAGCAGGGtagccagggcggcggcaaggcctACAGCGAGGAGTCCCTCCGCCCCGTCACCATCAAGCAgatcatcgacgccgacgaggcctaCCCGGGTGCCGATTTCAAGATTGACGGCGCTACCGTCACACAA GTAACTTTTGTAGCCCAGATCCGTCAAATCTCGCCGCAGCCGACAAACATTACCctcaagctcgacgacggcaccggcctCATCGAGGTCAAGAAGTGGGTCGACACagacaagaaggacgacgccgacgccaacctCGAGGTTGAGGGCTACGTCCGCGTCTGGGGCCGCCTCAAGTCCTTCAACAACAAGCgccacgtcggcgcccaCTTCATCCGCCCCGTCACCGACTTCAACGAGGTCAACTACCACCTCCTGGAGGCCACCTACGTCCACCTCTACTTTTCCAAGGGCCCGGTCAATGgtgctggcgccggcggcgctgatGGCATGttcgttgacggcgacgattCATATggcagcggcgccggtgccggtgccggtgccggcgggaACTCCGGCCAGGCCGACAAGCTCAGAGGCtgctcggccgccgcgcaAAAAATTTTCAACTTCATCAACAACTCGCccggcggcaacgagggCGTGAACATCAACCGGATCGTAAGCGGGACTGGCCTCAGTGCGCAGAGCGTGATAGCTGCTGCGGACGACCTGCTCGGCAATGGTCTGATTTATCCgacggtcgacgacgagacgtGGGCCATTTTGGATTACTAG